The Miscanthus floridulus cultivar M001 chromosome 6, ASM1932011v1, whole genome shotgun sequence genomic interval TGCCTAGGTTCGGCATTGCATGACTCCCTAGTGCCACATGACCTGGTTTTGTAGACCTGCGGCTAACATATGAACCTTAGTAGCTCCAAATACTCCATTCCAAAATCCACTATCCTACAAGATAAGCAGTATCACATAGCAATGCAGCCTCACCTTGGGTGTCGTTCTTTTGGATCAGCTGCGTTCTTGTTCTTCAGTGCTACGTATAATTTTATTTTATTGCTTAGGTAGAGTCTATTTTGTCCAGCCTCTCAACCTCTAGCACAAAAAGCCCAGGACCACCACCGTGCGCTTTCACGGTCTGTGAGATTTCATCGCCTGACTGCCCCTGTGCGTGATCACAAGCCAGGACCCCAAACACGAACAGCAAACATGACAACACAACGAATCTATAGGTCACATGCCTTCCAGGACTCTTGGCTCCTTCCTCCCCTGCTGGGATTGTGCCAGCCATTTCACCCCAGGTCCAGGAGGATCGAGCCAAATTGGCATACATTTTTTTGACCGAAATATATTTTTTACACACTGTGAAACACTTTTTTGTGGACACACTTTTTTTACCGAAATACATTTTTTACAATATATTTTGATAACATATTTATTTACCTTTCTCTAGCATCAAACAAGAATACTATAGGATATTTTTTATGAACTTTTCTTAAAGTTTTAGGGACAAACCTCTGTGTTACTTTGGGATAAACCCAAACATTCTTCCTCTGTCTCAATTTTATGTTTTCTTTTGAGACTCGCCATCTTTTTCAAAAGACTAGTGATGGTACAGTGAAGGTGAAGGTTATTGGTATACGCGCTACAGGGAAGCTTCCGAATAAGATAAGGGTCCCAACTCCCAAAATCACTTatatgccctgttcgtttggctgataaacgCTGGCTGAAAGTACTTTTGactttataagccaaacgaacagggcaaagGTCTCCACAAAAAAGTGTTGCAGGAAATGGCTGCATTCACATTCATCTACTGGTCTACTACTACCACGTAGAGGCTAGAGCACATCCAAGTCGGCATCCAAACAATGCACACTTTTCAGAGCGGTGGTAACGACACATCATTAGCATACAAGATCTCATGATCCTAGGCATGTGCTTCCTAAGATCAGTGATTACTAGCTAATTAGTAGAGCCTAGCTCAGATGCTTTCTAAGATCAGTGATTACTGACTTGTAGACAGGTAGCTAGGTTACAACAGGCCCATGACACACTGTCAGACATGTGACTCTTGCATGAAACGGTTACAGTGGATGGGTGTTTGCTGCACCTCCATCAGATGGTGCCCAGTTCTTGGAGTAGCTCTGCCATCGTCGGCCTCTGGTCCGGGTTCTCGCTGGTACAAGCCAAGCCGATCTTTGCCAGCTTGGCGGCCTCGGCCGCGGAGTAATTCCCCTGCAGGTTGCCGTCGACGAGCTCATCGACGTTGTCTGGCAACTGGGTCGTCGTCACCTTCCTCTTGCCGGTGAGCACCTGGAGCACGATGACCCCAAACGCGTAGACGTCGCTCTTCTCCGAGAAGCGGCCCACGGTGGTGTACTCCGGCGCGAGGTACCCCATGGCCGCGCTGGCCTTGAGCGTCGAGAAGACGAGGTCGTCCACGAGGAGCTTGTGCAGGCCGCACCCGGAGATGAGGGGCCTGTACGTGTAGTCCAGCAGGACCTTGTCCGCTGAGATGTTCTGGTGGACGAGGGCGGGTTTGTTCGTCCTAGTGCTGTGCAGATACTCAATTCCTGGAACACCAAAAAGATGCAGAATTTAGACGGCTGCAAGTGCTAAAAATTACCGATATCTCACACTGATAGAAACGGTTACTCTGATAAAAGTAGCACAAAAGGTTTTGAGACATGTCATGCAGAGCTTTTCAGTGCAGACAAAGTTCAGACTTTCAGAATGTGACTATTGCTGCGTCCCTGTCCTGCTCACATTCACAGGTTTCTGCACACCATGTGAGCTACCAGCGCAGCACGGATGAATCGATGTCctcctctattctaaattatatttCGTTTGACTTTTTCAACCTTAAATttaaccactcgtcttattcaaaaaaaaaattatacaaacatagttaaatttaagtcattcttgaagaacttttgttaataaagcaagccacagcaaaagaagtgatattttgtataattttttgaataagacgagtagtCAAACTTAGGATAAAAAGGTCAAACAAACTATAAATTGGAACAGATTTAGTATTATCCATTGAATGAATCAATGCGCCCGTGCATGACACACACAAACTTGGCAAATTTGTAGAGTCGGTGCCAAATGTTTGCATGCATACCATGTGTTTTCAGGCAAAATCAACCGATCATGAAGACAACCAGTAGTAGTACTGTATGTGAACAAGTATGAACAGTGCTACGTGTGAATCCAGGAAAGATGTGGGCATCAGCAAACCACTAGTGGGGGATCAGTAGTGACACTGCTAACCAGCTGATAGCAAGAGAGTGACAGGGTGTGGTGCTCCACTCGAGGTACCTTTGGCGATGCCCTTGATGATGGAGATCTTCGTGGACCACTCGAGGAcacggccgctgccgccgccggcgtTGTCTGCGTCGGCGTCGACGTCGAGGAACTGCGACAGGCTGCCGTTGGGCACGAAGTCGTAGACGAGGAAGCACTCCCCGCGCGCCCTGGAGCAGCAGAACCCCCTCAGCGCGACCACATTGTCGTGCCGGAGCTCCGCGAGCAGACTCAGCCCCCTCAGGAAGTCGGCCTCCTCCTGCCGGCAGCACGTCTTGCCGAGCCGCTTCACGGCCACGGAGGTGCCGTCGCGGAGCGTGCCCCTGTACGTGGCCGCGAGGCCGCCGGCCTTCTTACCGCGCCTCCCGAGAAGGTTGAGCTCAGAGAAGTAGCGCGTCGCGGACTCCACTTCCTCCGTGCTGATCCGGAGGCTCTGGGCCAGCACGTCCTGCGAGAAGAAGCCCAGCCCGCCGCGCGCGTCGGCCAGCGGGTCCCAGGCGTTGGAGTACTCGAGGCTCGCCAGAGCCGACGACGCGCTCTTGCGAGCCGACGGCGACGCCTTCGCCGCCGAAGACGCGGCCTCGTTGCTGCACCGGCCGCCGGAGATCGTCGACGGCGAGCCCCCCGCGACCCTCTGCCGGCGCCACCGGCGATACGAGAGCGCGAACAGGCCGAGCCCCGTGGCTGCGAGAAGGGCCACGGCGGCGACGACCACGGCCGCGAGCGCCCTGGTCGATGGCGCGCGcccgttgccgccgccgccgccggagggcGTGACCTGCGGCGCGATGCCTGCGCTGAAGGGCTGGGGCCTGTCGGGGTCGATGAGGTCCGCCGGGGTGCACGGTCGGAGCGCGGGCAGCCCGGCGCCGCACAGGTCGCTGTTGTTCCCGTACTGGAAGCCGGCCTGCAACTTGGCGGCCAGTTCTTGGGACGAAGCAAGCAGAAAACCAATCAGCATTATTGTTTATTGCTCTCAAGAATCTATCGACGCCGGCCGGACTAATGGATGGATGGAAGCATTACCGGCGGGCACGCTGCCGGTGAGCGAGTTGTTCCTGACGTCGAGCGCGACGAGGCTGGGCAGCTGCGCGAGCCTGACGGGGATGGAGCCGAAGAGGGCGTTGAAGCTGAGGTCGAGGCGCGCGAGCAGCGGCAGGTCGCCGAGGCTGGCCGGGATGGCGCCGTTGAGGCGGTTGGACTGCAGGGCCAGCACGGTGAGCCTGGTGAGGTTGCCCAGCTGCGTGGGGATGCTCCCGGTGAGGTGGTTGTAGCAGAGCTGCACCACTGCACGGCCATGGACACATCAACATCAGCAGCATTAACAAAAACCGTCCGATTGGGGGTAGTACTGATTTGGTATGACCGTATGAGTAGAGGGGTAACAAAAATGGGAGTAAATCTGAAAGGAAATGTTGGCAATGGGCCAAGAAACGTTGCAATCTGAGCAACAGGAGCTGCTTCCTGCTTGGTTGCGACTTGGGACGGCAACATGACCTCTTCCAAAAATTCAACGGATACATGGTACGAGTAGTTAGGTACAGCCGCATTTTAGTTTTTGATTTGATTGACTTGGAGTGGAGAAACGCCAAGCAAGTCGACCGAAAACGAATTAAAAACACAGGGAGGGAGCGAGCGAACCAATCATCGATCCGAGGAGCAACTGCAACGCAGGCAGAGTCCACGGCGCGGCCACATGCATGCCTATGCGAGTCAGCGAGCGTGCGGCACGAGCAGGGTGGCGATGAAGGTTCCGAGGAATCTCGACGCGCATCTGACTAGATAGAGGCAGAGAGGCAGTACCTTGCAGTGATGCCATGGCGCCGATCTCCGGCGGGATGGGCCCCGAGAAGTTGTTGACGTCGAGGTAGAGGTCGGTGAGGGCGGCGAGCGCCGCCAGCTCCCGCGGGATGCCGCCGCGGAGCGCGTTGTAGTGGAGGTAGAGCCCCGTCAGGGAGCGGAGGCCCGCGACGGCGGGCGGGAGCGTGCCGGCGAGCCCCTTCCCCTGCAGCGAGACGTTGGCGACGGCGCCGCGGGCGTCGCACGCGACGCCCTCGAACCCTCCCGACGGTGGCGGCGCGCAGGGGTCGCGGCCGGGCGCCCACGACGGGAGCAGGCGGCCCGTCGGGTCCAGCGCGGCCCCCAGCGCCAGCAGCGCGCGCACCTCGCCGTCGTCCGCCTCGCGCGCCTCGCCCGGGCCCAGggcgaagaggaggaggaggaaggcggCGAGCGCGACGAGGCGGGCGGAGGCCATCGCCCCCGCGCGGCGCCTGTTGTGCGCGTGAGCTGGGACGGACAGGGACAGGGCGGCGCGTGGTGCTTGTTGCGGGTGGGGGTGGgcgaggagggagaggagagggggggaGGGCGTGGGCGCGTGCAGGGCTGAGGGCTTCGAGGAATGGAATGGCCGAGTGAGCGAAGGCAGAGGCAGCTGACCTGAACGGAGCTGAGTGGAGTGGTAGACTGGTAGTAGTGATAGTAGCGTGGCGGGATGGCGGCCCCCGAGCCGAGAGAAGCGGTCGGGTCAGCCGTGACCGTGACCGTATGAGCTGTGGACCTTGCATGTCAGTGGGTGCTTGCTGCTCTGCTGGGCCAAGAGTTTGGCACGTGCGAGTAGTGTACGTACGGAGTACGTGACAACAAGTACCCACCACAGCCTTGCATGTGAATATGTGATGTGACCAATGCAAAAGTTAAAATAGGATACCTTCTATTTTGTATTTTCCGGGCTGGCCACGGTTCATCTTCATTAATTATCAATAATAAAGGCGTATTCAGAATCGTTTAAAATCAAATCGACGGTCGCCTCACCTCCACGATTAAGAAAATCGTGCCAAACACCCCACTATAATCGATGATTTTTTCCACCGCCTTGAACTGGCGCTCGCTTTTTCTCTACAGCGGGGCGCGGCGCGGAGGCCGCAGTACAAATACAACAACGCACCATGGCTAGGACGCGGACCAAACACGCCCCAAAGTCTTCACCTTGTTTGAATGCTTGATCTCCGGTGAACTACGTGGAGTCCGATTCAATTACCGCCCAAAGAAAGTATCGGTGCATTACCACGCTCGCTGGCTCACATTTTGCTGGTCCCTAACTTTTATGATAATAACCGGAGAAATTAGCCAAAAAAATCAAATAAAGGCACGGCTGAAAGTATGTTTGAGAGGGTGGGCCAAGAGGTTAATAATGACCCGATGGCAGCAAGCTGCACCGGCTAGGAGTGTTTGGTTTCCTtgctaaattttagtagctaaaCCATGAACTAAACTTTAATTACTGCGTGTTTAGTTTGGGTTATTAAAAGAGGTCTTTTAGTCTCTTTTAGTTAACATGTTTGGCTCTAAAGTGACTAAATGAAACTAAAAGGTAAGGTAGTTGACTAAAGTCTTTTTAGTCTCGTTTAGTCATagtgtttagaaaaaaaaataattaaataaGATTAGATTTAGCAAACTAAACTTTAGCGAGGGCGACCAAACACGTAAAACTAGGACTTCGCAACGTTTAGCGACGAATCCAACATGTCCTGTCGCTGCAGCTTGTGTCCGAGAATCCGACTTGGAATGCCAAAACCTTTGTTGCATTGCCTGCGACGTTTGGGGACTGGGGTTTGGCATTGCCAAAGCCCAGCTGAGCTGAGCTGCCAGTATTGAATTGATGAGGAGCCGGGCGTCACGCTGCAGCAGCAGTTTCAGTGCACATCAGTCCATCGGAAACTACTCAGAAGTCAGAACGTAGGGCCGGCCGACACTGTGAAGGCCGCAAACGAGAATCTATAATcatcggccctgttcgcttcagCTTATTAGCCTAACTtattagtgtttttctctcgtaataaatTAGCTTTAGCAGTAGAAACCATCGATCAGTGGGACATGGATACTACTTTGTAGTACCATACACCGTTCATACAACAAGACTACTACTCTgagtaaaaaaaaataaaacagaaagtGATTACAACACCACCGGATGCTCTCTACTGTATTTCCGTTGACCTACTTTGCGTACGTACGCATGCAAAGAGTCATATGGAACTGCAGTTTGCTGACTCATCATTCATGTCATTATTCGGCCTCACATTCACATAGAAAACAATGAAAAAGTTTAAAAAATTCCATTAGCACTCACGTGTCATCCTCTAACATTTTCCTGCGTAATCTccactctgctctctctctctctctctactggTCAGGACGAAGAATCATGGATTGTGGTCGGTGGAGAGGGATGTGTTACGACGTCGCCTGCTACTACTTCCTCTGCTGCTGCTGTAGCGGATCTGGCAAGACAAGATGGTGAAGATGGGCCAGTGCTCAGGAGGTCCATCAGGCCCAGGGCGCCAAGCACACGCGTGACAGGCAACCAGTGGTGACACCGTGATGCGTTTGCCGACTCGACTCCAGCGAGCGCGTGATAAGTAGGAGATTGCGTGGAGAGAGGGCATCTATGAAATACATTGTAACCGAATTATGCTTCTTCTTCGTCTGAACCCAACCTATTGCTCTGCTGCCTTCCCCAACTCCGACCTGCTGCTTCCTTCCCCAAATTCCAGTATCGCTGTCGTGGTTCGTAACAGGATGCcacctttttttttttagaatggAGAGGGATGCCACATTGGCATGCTACGTAAGCAAGTTCTCACTCCAGTCACAAATTAGTGAGGTTTAGTGAATAAAATTCTACACCTTAACTACAAAATAGCTTTCTCATGTCGTgttgagttcaaatatttcaaAGTGATACACGTAGACTTATTGCCTTAACATAGTTTCATAGTATATATAATATTTATAGATGTATTATACTAAAACTTCACAGCCAAAATTTTAGGATTGACTTTCGGCTACCTCAAAATAGCACTTTTTTATGACCAGAAAATAGTGTGATGTGCTGATTACTATGATCCATGCCTATGATGGGCGTGGATGGGCGAGGACTGGGATTACAGGGGCTAAAACAACCGAGTATCGATATAACTAGCATTTAAAATACTTCGTCTTCAAATATAAGagatagaagcatatgtattttgTTCTAAATCATAAGGGATTCTACGTGGCTTAATTTCCATATCGTTTATTAATGCCAAATCTTAGCCTTCTGTCAATGACTTAGCATCAGTTAATGGTATTCTGATGTCAATTCTTTCCTGGTGAGGAATTGGTCAATTAGTCCTTTAATTTCTCCAATCAAGTGCCAATTAAATAGATGGGATTGTGTTTTAATTAGAGGCACATGTGACCTTTCTCAACTCTCTTAATCCGTTCTACAATCCTGAGATCTTATTTCTGGATGGAGGGAGAACGCCATTACAAAGGTTTAAATAAGGTTGGTCTTGTAATTTTCTTCACCTCCGACATATACTCCATCCGTTTAAAATTGTAACTCATTTAAATTTTATCTTAAGGGCCTATTTGTTTGAGCCTTTGTTGGCTTCGCTGGCTATAAACCAAATGTTGAAACACAAATGTCCTAATTATTGAGAAGGCTTTTGAAAAAAAATGAATAGCATATTCTAAGGAGTTTTTCTGGCTTTTGAGGTGCTAAGAAGCTAAAAGTTTATTACAAAAGGCAATAGAAAAATGCCAACAGTCACAAGTCAAAAGCCAAAACGCTAGCTTTCAAGCTAAAAGCCATACAACAGCAATTCAAACAAACATGGCCTAAGTCAAACTTGTATGACTTTGACAAAATTTATAAACATATTAACattataatattaaataaatgCATATATTTCATGGTTTGTCTCATTAATCTTGTTTGATATTGTAAATGTGTATATTTTTCAATAAACTTGGTTAAAACTAGAGGAATTTAACTTAGGATAAAACTAAAACGACTTACCATTTCGAACAGATGGAGTATAGGACTTCAGACCATATGGCCATTTGCTTTCCTTTTTGTTCCCTTCTTCCCCCCAACTTCTTTCCGTCCTTTTTTCACCCCTTCCCTCCTCCATATGGCCGCCGGCATGTTGtataaaataaatacacatcGGCAAGCTCTGAAACATTTTAGGCTCTTTTTGATCCATAGAATTAACAACTAGTTAACTAATTTTTAGCCCCTAAGCATCAAACATACAGACTAATTGTTAATTCACTAGTCATGGACTAGTTGTTAGTTTACTAGCCCACTTGTAGAAGCTAATAAGACTAGTTGTTAGTCTTAGTCCATCCAAACAGACATTTAAGTTGTTGCATTGCGTGCACACCCAACTTCCGCTGAAATAGGGAAGTTCCCGTTATGCCGGCCGGGGAACTAGAATACTAGATGCCAGGTCTTTAGCTTTTTTACTTTTGTTCTCCAACTTTTGAA includes:
- the LOC136458395 gene encoding somatic embryogenesis receptor kinase 2-like, producing the protein MASARLVALAAFLLLLFALGPGEAREADDGEVRALLALGAALDPTGRLLPSWAPGRDPCAPPPSGGFEGVACDARGAVANVSLQGKGLAGTLPPAVAGLRSLTGLYLHYNALRGGIPRELAALAALTDLYLDVNNFSGPIPPEIGAMASLQVVQLCYNHLTGSIPTQLGNLTRLTVLALQSNRLNGAIPASLGDLPLLARLDLSFNALFGSIPVRLAQLPSLVALDVRNNSLTGSVPAELAAKLQAGFQYGNNSDLCGAGLPALRPCTPADLIDPDRPQPFSAGIAPQVTPSGGGGGNGRAPSTRALAAVVVAAVALLAATGLGLFALSYRRWRRQRVAGGSPSTISGGRCSNEAASSAAKASPSARKSASSALASLEYSNAWDPLADARGGLGFFSQDVLAQSLRISTEEVESATRYFSELNLLGRRGKKAGGLAATYRGTLRDGTSVAVKRLGKTCCRQEEADFLRGLSLLAELRHDNVVALRGFCCSRARGECFLVYDFVPNGSLSQFLDVDADADNAGGGSGRVLEWSTKISIIKGIAKGIEYLHSTRTNKPALVHQNISADKVLLDYTYRPLISGCGLHKLLVDDLVFSTLKASAAMGYLAPEYTTVGRFSEKSDVYAFGVIVLQVLTGKRKVTTTQLPDNVDELVDGNLQGNYSAAEAAKLAKIGLACTSENPDQRPTMAELLQELGTI